The following proteins are co-located in the Brevibacillus laterosporus DSM 25 genome:
- a CDS encoding carbon-nitrogen hydrolase family protein, translating into MKKYPKFCAAAVQAAPVYLDLDATVEKSCKLIDEAASNGAKLVAFPEAFLPGYPWFAFIGHPEYTRKFYHELYKNAVEIPSLAIQKISEAARRNQTYVCISCSEKDGGSLYLAQLWFNPNGDLIGKHRKMRASVAERLIWGDGSGSLMPVFETELGNLGGLMCWEHQVPLDLLAMNSQNEQVHVASWPGYFDDEISSRYYAISTQTFVLMTSSIYSEEMKDMICLTSEQREYFDTFKSGHTCIYGPDGEPISEMIPAETEGIAYAEIDIEKIIDFKYYIDPAGHYSNQSLSMNFNQNPTPVVRKFGERKNEMISYEEINLLVGSER; encoded by the coding sequence ATGAAGAAATATCCTAAATTTTGTGCAGCGGCAGTTCAAGCAGCGCCCGTATATTTAGATTTAGATGCAACGGTTGAGAAATCTTGCAAATTAATTGATGAAGCTGCTTCTAATGGTGCGAAGCTAGTTGCATTTCCAGAAGCATTTCTTCCAGGCTACCCTTGGTTTGCGTTTATTGGACATCCAGAATATACGAGAAAATTCTATCATGAGCTATATAAAAATGCAGTTGAAATCCCAAGCTTGGCGATTCAAAAGATAAGTGAAGCAGCTAGAAGAAATCAAACGTACGTTTGTATTTCTTGCAGTGAAAAGGATGGGGGTTCTTTATATCTAGCACAATTATGGTTTAATCCGAACGGAGATTTAATTGGAAAACATAGAAAGATGAGGGCATCGGTTGCTGAAAGGTTGATCTGGGGCGATGGAAGTGGAAGCTTAATGCCTGTCTTTGAAACAGAGCTTGGGAATTTGGGTGGACTGATGTGCTGGGAGCATCAAGTACCATTAGATCTTCTTGCGATGAATTCACAGAATGAACAAGTTCACGTAGCTTCTTGGCCTGGATATTTTGATGATGAAATTTCAAGTAGATATTATGCGATCTCCACCCAAACCTTTGTATTGATGACTTCATCCATTTATTCTGAAGAGATGAAAGATATGATTTGCTTAACTTCAGAACAAAGAGAGTATTTTGATACGTTTAAGAGCGGGCATACTTGCATTTATGGACCAGATGGAGAGCCAATTAGTGAAATGATACCAGCAGAAACTGAAGGAATTGCCTATGCAGAGATCGATATAGAAAAAATTATAGATTTTAAATACTATATTGATCCAGCAGGGCACTACTCTAACCAAAGCCTAAGTATGAATTTTAATCAAAATCCTACCCCTGTTGTGAGAAAGTTTGGAGAGAGAAAAAACGAAATGATTTCCTATGAAGAAATCAATTTATTGGTAGGCAGTGAGCGGTAG
- a CDS encoding helix-turn-helix domain-containing protein: MSSTKDETKKLIQFVGTTLRELRKEQKLSLEELAAKTGVSKLTLGNIERGETNPTLGMLWKISNGLSVPLMTLLKPENEINILRAGQGPQISEEGQEWILEPLFSDTRGGIEMYRGFLQPHCTYEPESHHPGTIEIATVMAGEVQLTIGEFSYTLNKYDSIQFTASEKHIYANLQDEQVVLHLTISYK, translated from the coding sequence ATGAGTTCTACTAAAGATGAAACAAAGAAACTGATTCAATTTGTAGGAACAACACTTCGAGAGCTCAGAAAGGAACAGAAATTAAGCTTAGAGGAGTTGGCGGCAAAGACAGGAGTCAGCAAACTTACACTGGGAAATATTGAACGTGGCGAAACGAATCCAACGCTAGGGATGCTGTGGAAAATTTCGAATGGCCTTTCCGTACCATTGATGACACTTTTAAAACCGGAAAATGAAATTAATATTTTACGTGCCGGACAAGGGCCACAAATTTCGGAAGAGGGTCAGGAATGGATTCTTGAACCTTTGTTTAGTGATACACGGGGAGGAATTGAGATGTATCGTGGTTTCCTACAACCCCATTGTACGTATGAGCCTGAATCTCATCATCCTGGAACGATAGAGATTGCTACCGTAATGGCAGGAGAAGTTCAATTAACGATTGGAGAATTTTCCTATACTCTTAACAAATACGACTCGATTCAATTTACAGCGAGTGAAAAACATATTTACGCAAACCTACAGGATGAACAGGTCGTACTTCATTTAACGATAAGTTATAAATAG
- a CDS encoding DUF1259 domain-containing protein → MKKSLMLVSILTVVLVAIVGIMKVTNRIDQKGVFQGEAVTKSLSGISQKQGLNWESVKRVFNKGSIQNDVFKVTFPRSDLQVKVGSVQIDPNLALTSYLAFKQVDNHAMMMGDLVLLEKEVKPVETKLAELGIEVTALHNHIIEENPKIMYLHVAGHGDPAILAEKMKDVLTVTGTPLTATPPEKSPSTFNWSKVEDIIGWKGEQRGKVFQFSIPRPEEITEKGVGILPAMGIGMPINFQVIGDKAATTGDFVLFSNEVNPVIRELTKNGITVTAIHNHMLDESPRLFFLHFWAVDDPEQLAYGLRAALNQTTVGIQIK, encoded by the coding sequence ATGAAGAAGTCGTTGATGCTGGTGTCGATCCTTACAGTAGTATTGGTTGCAATTGTTGGAATCATGAAAGTAACCAATAGAATTGATCAAAAAGGTGTCTTTCAAGGTGAAGCAGTTACAAAAAGCCTCTCGGGAATCTCTCAAAAACAAGGTCTTAATTGGGAGTCTGTCAAAAGAGTTTTTAACAAGGGGTCAATTCAAAACGACGTTTTTAAAGTAACGTTTCCACGTTCCGATTTACAGGTAAAAGTAGGAAGTGTTCAAATTGATCCAAACCTTGCTTTAACATCTTATTTGGCATTTAAACAAGTTGATAACCATGCTATGATGATGGGCGATCTTGTTCTCCTTGAAAAAGAAGTCAAGCCTGTCGAGACAAAGTTAGCTGAGCTTGGAATTGAAGTAACTGCTTTACACAACCATATCATCGAAGAAAATCCAAAAATCATGTATTTACATGTTGCTGGCCACGGTGATCCAGCTATTCTGGCTGAAAAGATGAAGGATGTTCTTACCGTAACAGGCACTCCACTAACTGCTACACCTCCTGAGAAATCTCCGTCAACTTTTAACTGGTCTAAAGTTGAGGACATTATAGGGTGGAAAGGTGAACAAAGAGGCAAGGTGTTTCAATTCTCTATTCCAAGACCGGAAGAAATTACGGAAAAGGGTGTAGGTATTCTACCTGCTATGGGTATCGGGATGCCCATTAACTTTCAAGTGATTGGTGACAAAGCCGCAACAACTGGCGATTTCGTATTGTTTTCAAACGAAGTGAATCCGGTTATCCGTGAATTAACGAAAAATGGGATTACCGTAACAGCTATACATAATCACATGTTGGATGAATCTCCTCGATTATTCTTCCTGCATTTCTGGGCAGTGGATGACCCCGAACAGTTAGCTTATGGTCTACGTGCGGCACTAAATCAAACTACGGTGGGAATACAAATAAAGTAG
- a CDS encoding binary toxin-like calcium binding domain-containing protein: MKLPKMYKCLLATALLGQFTTYPELSHAASSEREVINDQDANFKGLLGYYFTDKELKETALISNSESGDLSVDNDQIDDMLPDELKQFKSAMWTGFVKAGKSGEYTFSTSDNDHTILWIDDQQVIDQSSSTQKIYLEKGKLYKVKITYKPESPTANEFGLQLKWITPAGKKEIIPEGNLLLPDIKNQPENESSRKKRSISATSDDGVEDTDGDGIPDSLENEGYTLDIKNKKLTLMPWIEKVHGKKVTRFGEPLTKYTSSAYKWSTASDPYSDFAKVSGIIDKKVKVRHPLLAAYPNLQVHMDKFIISKNRNETLENGGNASNTISGSTSTSNTHSTEVSVGAEVNVSLFNFGGSVSTNFSDSNSQTVTIDHSSSESLGRNWSKSIGLNAGEAAYFNANIRYVNNGTAPIYEAAPTTSLVLGKNDTIATIKAKENHLANVVLPDRFYPNKDQAAISLQTKDDFGSSPITINKDQLDILEQTKQMRLETDQVSGYVGVIDPKTKLVEVDKDKQWSHIIPQIEETSARLILKTPDDLEIERRVAAIDPIDFIEQTKPDVTLGEALQLAFGFEDKNGTLSYKNTSIDNFKLVFDEETAANIEKQLENMETESIYDVQLHARMNILISPKKDEPTDDVEVSDWETIDGEKYYYRFGEMQTGWQTIDGKKYYFNKNGVLEPSRVIEDGTYQIKTALKNNSLVDWNRSDNNITLYEKHNGSNQKWELEYNDTHQAYVIRNLEDNNKIMAWNAYQNLTNVFATPFEGKEEHFWIPESLGNGFYKLKNKKDPTKVLDVDGSGTSNGSNIQVSNYKGTDNQKWELEKLEAN; the protein is encoded by the coding sequence ATGAAGTTACCAAAAATGTATAAGTGTTTACTAGCAACCGCACTCCTCGGTCAATTCACCACCTATCCAGAACTATCACATGCGGCTTCGAGCGAGAGAGAAGTAATCAACGACCAAGACGCTAATTTTAAAGGCTTATTAGGCTACTACTTTACTGATAAAGAGTTAAAAGAAACCGCTCTGATTTCGAATTCAGAGTCTGGTGATCTATCCGTTGATAACGATCAAATCGATGATATGTTACCTGATGAATTAAAACAATTTAAATCCGCTATGTGGACAGGATTTGTAAAAGCAGGAAAATCAGGTGAATATACTTTCTCCACGTCAGATAATGACCACACCATATTATGGATAGATGATCAACAAGTCATCGATCAATCCTCCTCTACGCAAAAAATCTATCTAGAAAAAGGGAAGCTATATAAAGTAAAAATAACCTATAAGCCAGAATCCCCTACAGCTAACGAATTTGGCTTACAGCTAAAATGGATAACTCCTGCAGGAAAGAAAGAAATAATTCCAGAGGGAAATTTACTTCTACCTGACATAAAAAATCAACCAGAGAATGAATCCAGTAGAAAAAAAAGAAGTATTTCAGCAACTTCTGATGACGGAGTCGAAGATACTGATGGTGACGGCATCCCTGATTCGTTAGAAAATGAAGGATATACCTTGGATATCAAGAATAAAAAACTCACCCTGATGCCTTGGATTGAAAAAGTCCATGGAAAAAAAGTAACGAGATTTGGAGAACCGTTAACAAAATATACATCCTCTGCTTATAAATGGAGCACGGCTTCTGATCCATATAGCGATTTCGCGAAAGTATCAGGAATCATTGATAAGAAGGTAAAAGTGAGACATCCGTTACTTGCTGCGTATCCTAATTTACAGGTCCATATGGACAAATTCATTATTTCGAAAAATAGAAATGAAACGCTAGAAAATGGGGGAAATGCAAGTAACACGATCAGTGGAAGTACGTCCACAAGCAATACTCATTCAACAGAAGTATCTGTTGGAGCTGAAGTCAATGTTTCCTTATTTAACTTTGGTGGAAGTGTATCCACTAATTTTAGCGATAGCAATTCACAGACAGTAACCATCGATCATTCGAGTTCAGAGAGTTTGGGAAGGAACTGGTCCAAGAGCATAGGTTTAAATGCAGGAGAAGCTGCCTATTTCAATGCGAATATCCGATATGTTAATAATGGTACCGCTCCTATCTATGAAGCAGCACCTACTACTTCTCTCGTACTAGGTAAAAACGATACCATTGCAACGATAAAAGCAAAAGAAAACCATCTAGCAAATGTAGTGTTACCAGACCGTTTTTATCCAAACAAAGATCAAGCAGCCATTTCCCTACAAACCAAAGACGATTTTGGGTCCAGCCCCATCACAATCAATAAGGATCAGCTTGATATTCTGGAGCAGACAAAACAAATGCGATTAGAAACTGACCAGGTTTCAGGTTATGTAGGTGTAATCGATCCTAAAACAAAATTAGTTGAGGTAGATAAAGATAAGCAGTGGAGTCATATTATCCCTCAAATCGAGGAAACATCTGCTCGATTGATCTTAAAAACACCAGACGATCTAGAGATAGAAAGACGAGTAGCTGCCATTGATCCTATTGACTTTATCGAACAAACGAAGCCAGATGTTACATTAGGAGAAGCGCTCCAATTAGCTTTTGGTTTTGAAGACAAGAACGGAACATTATCTTACAAAAATACGAGTATAGATAATTTTAAATTGGTGTTTGATGAAGAAACAGCTGCAAATATTGAAAAACAATTAGAAAACATGGAAACAGAAAGTATCTATGACGTCCAATTACATGCTCGCATGAATATACTAATTTCACCGAAGAAGGATGAACCTACAGATGATGTTGAAGTATCTGATTGGGAAACAATAGATGGAGAAAAGTATTACTATAGATTTGGTGAAATGCAAACAGGATGGCAAACGATAGATGGGAAAAAATATTATTTTAATAAAAATGGTGTGCTAGAACCCAGCAGAGTAATTGAGGATGGTACCTATCAAATAAAAACAGCATTAAAAAATAACAGTCTCGTTGATTGGAATAGAAGCGATAATAATATCACGTTGTATGAAAAGCACAATGGCAGTAATCAAAAATGGGAATTAGAATATAATGACACTCATCAAGCGTATGTGATTCGAAATTTAGAAGATAACAATAAAATTATGGCTTGGAATGCTTATCAGAATTTAACCAATGTATTTGCTACACCGTTTGAAGGGAAAGAAGAACATTTTTGGATTCCTGAATCGCTAGGTAATGGTTTCTATAAATTAAAAAACAAGAAAGATCCTACTAAAGTGTTAGATGTAGATGGTTCAGGTACTTCAAACGGGTCCAACATTCAGGTAAGTAATTATAAAGGTACTGATAATCAAAAGTGGGAATTAGAAAAATTGGAAGCAAATTAG
- a CDS encoding D-Ala-D-Ala carboxypeptidase VanY, with product MKRWFLLLFILLLLGYTTLEIYQNNTAQKEISEENNLTIKISRDQVHQGNLLLVNKEIPVHEEGVKSDVVNLSEHKELVKGYKLFDENIYLSKSVAQLFMDLVSDAKKDNVRHFIINSGFRNSDEQNELYEKLGSDYALPDGYSEHNLGLSLDIGSTQMKMDQASEGKWLKKSAYKYGFILRYPKEKVGITGTQYEPWHYRFVGWPHSAIIREHGFVLEEYLDYLKTEKLISFNVHGEKYDIYYYPVSNNESSTIKVPANRIYEISGNNIDGVIVTIYPRK from the coding sequence ATGAAGAGATGGTTTCTATTACTTTTTATACTTTTGCTACTGGGCTATACAACTCTCGAAATATACCAAAACAATACAGCCCAAAAAGAGATTTCTGAAGAAAATAACCTAACAATAAAAATCTCTAGAGATCAAGTTCACCAAGGTAATCTATTATTAGTCAATAAGGAAATCCCCGTTCATGAAGAAGGTGTAAAATCTGATGTGGTCAATCTCTCAGAACATAAGGAACTGGTAAAAGGATATAAATTATTTGATGAAAATATTTATTTATCAAAGAGTGTGGCCCAACTATTTATGGATCTGGTAAGTGACGCCAAAAAGGATAACGTCCGACATTTTATTATTAATAGCGGTTTTCGAAACAGTGATGAACAAAATGAGCTTTATGAAAAATTAGGCTCTGACTATGCATTGCCCGATGGATATAGCGAACACAATTTAGGGTTATCTCTTGATATTGGGTCTACACAAATGAAGATGGATCAAGCATCTGAGGGAAAGTGGCTTAAAAAAAGTGCTTATAAATATGGGTTTATTTTACGTTATCCAAAGGAAAAAGTAGGGATCACTGGTACGCAATATGAACCCTGGCATTACCGTTTTGTTGGATGGCCACACAGTGCTATTATTCGAGAACATGGCTTTGTACTGGAGGAATATTTGGATTATTTGAAAACAGAAAAATTGATTTCATTTAATGTTCATGGTGAAAAATATGATATTTATTATTACCCTGTGTCCAACAACGAGTCCAGTACGATTAAAGTACCAGCAAATCGAATCTATGAAATTTCAGGAAATAATATAGATGGAGTCATTGTGACGATATACCCTAGAAAATAG
- a CDS encoding Nramp family divalent metal transporter: MNARVEEAKDNSGWLQRSSNVSLEEVNNSVRIPSNAGFWRKFLAFAGPGSLVAVGYVDPGNWATSIAGGARFGYTLLSVILISNLIAILLQSLAAKLGIVTGRDLAQATRDSVGKKTAFVLWILTELAIIATDLAEVIGSAIALNLLFGIPLLVGIVITTLDVLLLLMLQKKGFRIIESIIIVLMTTIFGVFAFELIVSKPEVSALFYGYIPKVEIVTNPEMLFVSLGILGATVMPHNLYLHSSIVQTRQYKRNREGRKEALKFSMLDSTVSLSVAFLINSAILILGAAAFHGTGLDVSEIEGAYELLSPTVGVGIASTLFAVALLASGQNSTITGTITGQIVMEGFIQLRISPWLRRIITRLIAVVPAFIVTWIAGSRGTGDLLLWSQVVLSLQLPFAVIPLVLFTSDKRKMGEFVNRTWVKWLAWLSTGVILALNVFLVAYIIITGHELG; this comes from the coding sequence ATGAATGCTCGAGTCGAAGAAGCAAAAGACAATAGCGGTTGGTTACAGAGAAGTTCCAATGTAAGCTTAGAAGAAGTTAATAATTCCGTTCGCATTCCTAGTAATGCAGGGTTCTGGCGCAAATTTTTAGCTTTTGCCGGTCCTGGTTCATTGGTAGCGGTTGGCTATGTAGATCCAGGAAACTGGGCAACGTCGATTGCCGGTGGAGCACGGTTTGGTTACACATTGCTGTCTGTTATTTTAATTTCCAACCTAATCGCCATCTTACTACAATCTTTGGCAGCTAAGCTGGGGATCGTCACTGGTCGGGATTTAGCGCAAGCTACGCGTGATTCGGTAGGTAAAAAAACGGCTTTTGTTCTTTGGATTTTAACTGAACTTGCCATTATCGCAACCGATTTGGCAGAGGTGATCGGCTCCGCGATTGCTTTAAATTTGTTGTTTGGTATCCCGCTTTTAGTGGGAATTGTCATTACCACTCTTGATGTTTTGCTGTTATTAATGCTACAGAAAAAAGGATTCAGGATTATTGAATCGATCATTATTGTGCTAATGACAACGATCTTTGGTGTATTTGCCTTTGAATTGATCGTTTCCAAGCCGGAAGTATCAGCGTTATTCTACGGTTATATTCCAAAGGTTGAAATTGTTACCAATCCAGAAATGCTGTTTGTTTCACTTGGGATTTTAGGAGCAACCGTGATGCCACATAATTTGTATTTACATTCGTCCATCGTTCAAACACGACAATATAAACGGAACCGGGAAGGACGCAAAGAGGCACTTAAGTTTTCGATGCTCGATTCAACCGTTTCCCTTTCCGTTGCTTTCCTAATTAATTCCGCCATTTTAATTCTCGGGGCGGCAGCTTTCCACGGAACTGGACTGGACGTATCTGAAATTGAAGGGGCCTATGAGCTCCTGAGTCCAACTGTTGGCGTCGGTATTGCGAGTACATTATTTGCGGTTGCATTGCTCGCTTCCGGTCAAAATTCAACAATAACAGGAACCATAACGGGACAAATTGTTATGGAAGGTTTTATCCAGTTACGCATTTCACCTTGGCTACGCCGTATCATTACACGTCTTATTGCTGTCGTCCCTGCGTTTATCGTAACCTGGATAGCTGGTTCAAGAGGAACAGGCGATTTACTATTATGGAGTCAAGTCGTACTAAGCTTGCAACTTCCATTTGCAGTTATTCCTCTCGTGTTGTTTACAAGCGATAAAAGAAAAATGGGCGAGTTTGTGAATCGTACGTGGGTAAAATGGTTAGCTTGGCTGTCTACTGGCGTTATATTAGCTTTAAATGTATTCTTGGTTGCATATATTATCATTACTGGCCACGAATTAGGATGA
- a CDS encoding zinc-dependent alcohol dehydrogenase family protein codes for MIATCIRYHGFGSPQDLLQVEDKQIQPPMNGEILVRMVARPINPSDLIPIRGAYSHRISLPTIPGYEGVGIVEEVGPSVPKELLGKRVLPLRGEGTWQDYVTAPAELAISIPTSMEDYIAAQLYINPITAWVICTEILRLKDDDILLVNACGSSIGRIFCQLSTILGFRLIAVTRSNTYTEELLQLGASSVINTSDTVLHHTVMELTNGRGATAAIDSVGGAAGSDLAFCVRPNGTLVTIGLLSGVPVHWGEISRRSKVNIKLFHLRHWNQQVSVQAWQDTFSLLLALLMEQKLALMMPYAHYDLFEVQEAIRVAESSRNRGKFFLT; via the coding sequence TTGATAGCCACTTGTATTAGATACCATGGATTTGGTAGCCCGCAGGATTTGTTACAAGTTGAAGATAAACAAATTCAGCCCCCTATGAATGGAGAAATTCTTGTTCGTATGGTCGCTCGTCCCATAAATCCATCTGACTTAATCCCCATTAGAGGTGCATACTCTCATCGTATTTCATTGCCTACCATTCCCGGGTATGAAGGGGTTGGAATTGTTGAAGAAGTAGGTCCTTCTGTTCCTAAAGAGCTGCTTGGCAAACGTGTTCTTCCTTTGCGAGGTGAAGGTACCTGGCAGGATTATGTTACAGCACCAGCAGAATTAGCAATCTCCATACCTACTTCCATGGAAGATTACATCGCTGCCCAGCTATATATCAATCCCATAACAGCATGGGTTATTTGTACAGAAATATTACGATTAAAAGATGACGATATCCTTCTCGTCAATGCTTGTGGTTCTTCTATTGGACGTATCTTTTGCCAATTATCTACCATTCTTGGTTTTCGGCTGATTGCTGTCACAAGAAGCAATACGTATACAGAAGAACTTCTTCAACTCGGTGCCTCCTCTGTAATTAATACCTCTGACACCGTATTGCATCATACTGTTATGGAATTGACAAATGGACGTGGAGCAACTGCTGCTATTGATTCTGTAGGGGGAGCAGCTGGCTCAGATCTAGCTTTTTGTGTTCGTCCAAATGGTACTTTAGTAACGATTGGACTATTATCAGGGGTGCCTGTTCATTGGGGAGAAATTTCGCGTAGATCAAAGGTAAATATTAAATTGTTTCATCTACGACATTGGAATCAGCAGGTATCTGTACAAGCTTGGCAGGACACTTTTTCTCTATTACTAGCATTACTTATGGAACAAAAACTCGCGCTCATGATGCCTTACGCTCATTACGATCTATTTGAAGTACAGGAAGCTATTCGTGTTGCCGAATCCTCAAGGAATAGGGGGAAATTTTTTCTTACGTAA